In the Thauera sedimentorum genome, one interval contains:
- a CDS encoding GAF domain-containing protein: MKIRLESIRACLEGVIPGTIATRAADGTPNIAYLSQIEYVDCEHVALSYQFFNTTRRNILASPYARVAAVDPHTGAHYRLSLQYLRTEESGPLFERMKVRLAGIASHTGMSGVFRLLGADIYRVLDIEQVPGDTLPPPPQPCNLLASLRACTESLCGAPDLDGLLARLFDGLQTHFGIEHAMMLMFDEAAGRLYTVATRGYADSGVGSEIALGDGVIGVAARERTPIRIGHFTAEYSYGRAIRDNMARNGVDGIDTEIPLPGLADSRSQLAVPVMACRQLVGMLYVESTQDLRFGYDDEDVLVALAGQLGAGIRLLQQMQETPEEAPPAAPPMAPAGRPLSVRHYAENDSVFLDGDYLIKGVAGAILWALVRDYVDSGRCEFSNRELRLDRRIRLPDLSDNLEARLILLARRLVERDAPLRIEKTGRGRFRLCVRRPLELVDVPV; this comes from the coding sequence GTGAAGATCCGCCTGGAATCCATTCGCGCCTGCCTGGAAGGGGTGATTCCCGGGACCATCGCCACCCGCGCGGCGGACGGCACGCCCAACATCGCCTACCTGTCGCAGATCGAATACGTCGATTGCGAGCACGTCGCGCTGTCCTACCAGTTCTTCAACACCACCCGGCGCAACATCCTGGCTTCGCCCTACGCCCGTGTGGCGGCGGTGGACCCGCACACCGGCGCGCACTACCGCCTGAGCCTGCAGTACCTGCGCACCGAAGAGAGCGGGCCGCTGTTCGAGCGCATGAAGGTGCGGCTGGCCGGCATCGCCTCGCACACCGGCATGTCCGGGGTGTTTCGCCTGCTGGGGGCGGACATCTACCGCGTGCTCGACATCGAACAGGTGCCGGGCGACACGCTGCCTCCGCCGCCGCAGCCGTGCAACCTGCTGGCCTCGCTGCGCGCCTGCACCGAGAGCCTGTGCGGCGCACCCGACCTGGACGGCCTGCTGGCGCGCCTGTTCGATGGTCTGCAGACGCACTTCGGCATCGAGCACGCCATGATGCTGATGTTCGACGAGGCCGCGGGGCGGCTGTACACCGTGGCGACCCGCGGCTATGCGGATTCCGGCGTGGGTTCGGAGATCGCCCTGGGCGACGGGGTGATCGGCGTGGCCGCGCGCGAACGTACGCCCATCCGTATCGGCCACTTCACCGCGGAATACAGCTACGGCCGCGCGATCCGCGACAACATGGCGCGCAACGGCGTGGACGGCATCGACACTGAGATCCCGCTGCCCGGCCTGGCCGATTCGCGCAGCCAGCTGGCGGTGCCGGTGATGGCCTGCCGCCAGCTGGTCGGCATGCTGTACGTGGAAAGCACCCAGGATCTGCGCTTCGGCTACGACGACGAAGACGTCCTGGTGGCGCTGGCCGGCCAGCTCGGCGCGGGCATCCGTCTGCTGCAGCAGATGCAGGAAACACCCGAGGAGGCGCCGCCCGCCGCACCGCCGATGGCGCCGGCGGGCCGTCCGCTGAGCGTGCGCCATTACGCCGAGAACGACAGCGTGTTCCTCGACGGCGACTACCTGATCAAGGGCGTGGCCGGCGCCATTCTGTGGGCGCTGGTGCGCGACTACGTGGACAGCGGACGCTGCGAGTTCAGCAACCGCGAGCTGCGCCTGGACCGCCGCATCCGCCTGCCGGATCTCTCCGACAACCTGGAGGCGCGGCTGATCCTGCTGGCACGCCGGCTGGTGGAGCGCGACGCCCCGCTGCGCATCGAGAAAACCGGC